GAACTTCGCCCCCTCTACGCACCTCAACGAGTCGAGGAGTCGTTCGTCGGCTTCTGGCGCGACACCAGTTTCTGACCTGCTTCCAGCCGATTGACGAGTTCAGGAGGCGCCATTTGCGTATGCCACGGCCGCACGATGAGGAGGCCGCGACCAAGCGCATCTGCCCGAGTCGGCCCGCGATGGTGTGCGGGCTGCCCGTCCATCCGCTCACTCTGGAGGAGTCGGTGGCGTCCGCCGAGGCGCTGATCGCGGACGGCGGCCCCCACCAGCACGTCGTGTTGAACGCGGCCAAGATCGTCCAGGCTCACGACGACCCGGAACTGGCGCGGATCATCCGCTCGTGCTCACTCGTCAACGCCGACGGCCAGGCCGTCGTCTGGGCGAGTCGTCTCCTCAAGACGCCCGTGCCCGAACGAGTCGCCGGCATCGACTTCATACTGGCGCTGTGGCGGAGCGCCGCACGCAACGGATACCGCGTGTACCTCCTGGGCGCCGAAGCGGCCGTGGTCGAGGAGACGGCGCGTATCGCCACCGGGCAGGGCGTCGAGGTCGTCGGGCACCGGGACGGCTACTGGGACGAGCGCAAGGAGCCCCAGGTGGTGGCGGGCGTCCGCGAAGCCCGTCCGGACATTCTGTTCCTCGCCGTGCCCAGCCCGCGCAAGGAGTACTTCCTCGCGCGCCGGCAGAAGGAGCTGGGTTGTGCCCTGGTGGTCGGTGTCGGCGGATCTTTCGACGTGGTGGCGGGGCTCCGCAGCAGGGCCCCACGGTGGATGCAGCGGACCGGCCTCGAATGGTTCCACCGGATGGCCCAGGAGCCGCGGCGTATGTTCCTGCGCTACGCGGTGGGCAACACCCGATTCGTCGCCCTCACCGCCGTCCACTGGGCGCGGCTGCGAACCGGCCGCAGCCGCGACGCGTAGGGCCGACGGCACGTACCGGCATCGGCCGACGACGTGCTCGGCCGAGTCGTCGTGGGGTGCTGGGCGGCGCAGCCAGGGAAACCACGAGACGGCAGCCGCCCGACGGCCCCTCCAGGGACAGGGCGAGGGCAGGGACCGAGAACCCGCCCCGCACACCACGAAATTCCGGGGCACGGCCGGACGAGGCAGTACGGCTGATGCCCTGCCGCATGAAGCCGGTGTGAGAAGTCCTGCCACTCGTACAGCGATTGGACGAGGTGGGGGGCCAACCTGGGATTCCTTGGTGCGATGTTCGTCGACCAGCGGAAGCACCTCGCGCCAGTTCTCGCAGGTCTATGGAGCTTCCGCGGCGCATGTGCCCTGGATGTACCCTCGCGGCCTCTAACGCAGCGCATCCACAAGGCTTCCTACAAGGCCTTGGCGTCGTCGAGGGCTCGACGGCGTGAAGACGTGGCAGGTAGCCCGGGTTTCCAGTCGGCGGCCCAGGCGCGGCCGGCGACAGCGTCCCCGTCCTGCTCCCGACCTGCGCCCGCTGCATCGTCAGCCGGCTCGCCGAGCTCCAGCAGCGCGTCGAAGCGCCTCAGCGGCTGCCGACGACACTCCCGTCCCAGAGCGACCGCTTCCCGATTTTCGGGAAGTTTTCGGGAAGGCCACCCGCGCAGAGACCGGACAAAAGCGGCTCCAGCCACACTGTCGCCGACTCGGCCAGGGGGTCCGGCACAACCACTCTGCCAGGCTCGTCAAGTCGCCCCTGACCAGCAAAAAGGCCCTCCCAGAGGGAGGGCTCTCAGTGGCGCCCCCGGCAGGACTCGAACCTGCGGCCAAGCGCTTAGAAGGCGCCTGCTCTATCCACTGAGCTACGGGGGCCAGGTGTGGTGGCCGGTTTCGTGGTGCCCGGGTGTGGGCCGATCCGTGACCTTGCCGGGGACAAGGATAGGGCTCCCGGGTCCTTGTCCCTGGCGCTTCGCCTCCGTGGCTCAATGTGGAGGTTCAGTGAAGCGGTCCTGATAATCGCAGGCAGGTACGAATCGTGCACCGCTTTTGGCCTCTCGCGCATCGGGTGTTGTGCACTCGTTATGCCTGCGCCCCAGTCGTCCCTTCCGCCCTGTGTGTCCTGTCGGCGCGCAGACATAGCCATATGCTTCAGAAAGGCTCCAAAATTGGGCATTCTTCGCATGTGGTGACCTTGGACGTACGGCCTCAGCTGCTCGACGCACTCTCCGCCCTGCGCGACCGTGTCGCCGCCGCACGCTTCCCGCTGCCCCTGGCGGGGGCTCCACGCGCGCGTGCCAATCGCGACGAACTGCTCGCACAACTAGACGACTATTTGGTGCCCCGGTTGAGGGAACCCGAAGCACCGCTTCTCGCCGTGATCGGCGGGTCGACGGGAGCGGGGAAGTCCACTCTCGTCAACTCCCTCGTCGGACGCCGGGTCAGCGAGGCCGGCGTCTTGCGGCCGACGACCCGGACGCCGGTACTGGTGTGCCATCCGGAGGACCATCACTGGTTCAGTGGAATGCGGGTGCTGCCCGACCTCACGCGCGCGTGGGTGCCCCACCAGGAACCCGGCGACGACCTTCAGGCCCTCATGGAGCACGGGGAACGGGTGCTGCGTATCGAAACCGCCGACACCCTCCCCCGGGGCCTCGCCCTGCTCGACGCGCCCGACATCGACTCCCTGGTCGCCGACAACCGCGTACTTGCCGCCGAACTGATCTGCGCTGCCGACATCTGGGTCATGGTGACCACGGCCGCGCGGTACGCCGACGCCGTGCCGTGGCACCTGCTGCGTACGGCCAAGGAGCACAAGGCGACCCTGGTGACCGTTCTCGACCGGGTGCCCCACCAGGTGGTATCCGAGGTGTCGCGGCAGTACGGCGCCCTGCTCACCAAGGCCGGGCTCGGCGAGGTGCCCCGCTTCACCGTGCCGGAACTGCCCGAGTCCGCGTGGGGCGGCGGCCTGCTGCCCGCCACGGCCGTCGCGCCGCTGCGCACGTGGCTCGTCCACCAGGCGCAGGACCCCGGCGCCCGACACGCGACGATGGCCCGTACGGCCCAAGGACTCCTCGACTCGCTCAAGGCCCGGATGCCTGAGCTCGCCGGTGCGGCCGCCGCGCAGTACGCGGCCGCGCTGCGGCTCACCGCCGCCGTCGACGGGGCGTACGACAGCGAGCACGCGCGCGTGAAGGGGCGTCTGCAAACCGGTGCCGTGCTCTCCGGGGACGCGCTCAAGCGGTGGCGCGCCTACCCGCTCGACTGCACCGCGGGTGAACTGCTCGACTCGCTCGTCGAGAGCCTGGCCGCACTCCTGCTGTGCGCCGTCACGGCCGCCGACGAGCGCGTGGACGACGCCTGGCGGCGCGAACCGGCCTCGGGTGCTCCGGGGCTGACGGACCGTGATCCGACGCTGGAGAGCGCCGAGCACCGGATCGGGGTGTCCGTACGGCGTTGGCGGCGGGTCCTGGAGGAGTACGCCGAGGAAGAGGTCGGCCGCCTCGACAAG
This portion of the Streptomyces mirabilis genome encodes:
- a CDS encoding WecB/TagA/CpsF family glycosyltransferase; translation: MPRPHDEEAATKRICPSRPAMVCGLPVHPLTLEESVASAEALIADGGPHQHVVLNAAKIVQAHDDPELARIIRSCSLVNADGQAVVWASRLLKTPVPERVAGIDFILALWRSAARNGYRVYLLGAEAAVVEETARIATGQGVEVVGHRDGYWDERKEPQVVAGVREARPDILFLAVPSPRKEYFLARRQKELGCALVVGVGGSFDVVAGLRSRAPRWMQRTGLEWFHRMAQEPRRMFLRYAVGNTRFVALTAVHWARLRTGRSRDA
- a CDS encoding dynamin family protein translates to MVTLDVRPQLLDALSALRDRVAAARFPLPLAGAPRARANRDELLAQLDDYLVPRLREPEAPLLAVIGGSTGAGKSTLVNSLVGRRVSEAGVLRPTTRTPVLVCHPEDHHWFSGMRVLPDLTRAWVPHQEPGDDLQALMEHGERVLRIETADTLPRGLALLDAPDIDSLVADNRVLAAELICAADIWVMVTTAARYADAVPWHLLRTAKEHKATLVTVLDRVPHQVVSEVSRQYGALLTKAGLGEVPRFTVPELPESAWGGGLLPATAVAPLRTWLVHQAQDPGARHATMARTAQGLLDSLKARMPELAGAAAAQYAAALRLTAAVDGAYDSEHARVKGRLQTGAVLSGDALKRWRAYPLDCTAGELLDSLVESLAALLLCAVTAADERVDDAWRREPASGAPGLTDRDPTLESAEHRIGVSVRRWRRVLEEYAEEEVGRLDKSVAPDAEVVAALVATALLGGHRARNAGEGLAERLGAHGALRLRERGGRLLAEYLDRALHTERERRLAPLDALDVHPEPQAELIAALSVLQKER